One window of Microcoleus vaginatus PCC 9802 genomic DNA carries:
- a CDS encoding class I SAM-dependent methyltransferase: MNTAQDHYNQQLAAVYSWMSGNPEAAIERNHALFCQLALDSAPRGLAIDLGAGSGFQSIPLAKLGFSVVAIDFCDALLSELRDRAKNLSIRTIHDDLLNFSQHIQEQAQLIVCMGDTLTHLESLSAVDSLLLDIERWLIEKGMLILTFRDYVSAELHGTQRFIPVQSDEFTILTCFLEYQENSVAVHDLLYQKQGDRWSFSASSYQKLRLNKNWLCDRLSEIGLQVLQNEMINGMVCITAKKV, from the coding sequence ATGAACACAGCACAAGACCACTATAACCAGCAACTTGCTGCCGTTTACAGTTGGATGTCAGGAAATCCTGAAGCAGCGATCGAACGAAATCACGCTCTTTTTTGTCAATTGGCGCTCGACTCCGCACCGCGAGGATTAGCCATTGATTTAGGTGCAGGCTCAGGATTTCAATCTATTCCTTTAGCGAAATTAGGCTTTTCGGTAGTAGCTATAGATTTCTGTGATGCCCTACTTTCAGAGTTACGCGATCGCGCTAAAAATCTTTCCATCCGTACCATTCACGACGATCTGCTTAATTTCTCGCAACATATTCAGGAACAGGCGCAGCTCATTGTTTGCATGGGCGACACACTTACACACCTAGAATCATTGAGTGCTGTCGATTCATTACTTTTGGACATTGAGCGCTGGCTGATTGAGAAGGGGATGTTGATTTTAACTTTCCGCGATTATGTTTCAGCAGAGCTTCATGGAACTCAGCGTTTTATTCCTGTACAAAGTGATGAATTTACAATCCTCACTTGTTTCTTGGAGTATCAGGAAAACAGCGTAGCAGTCCATGACTTACTCTATCAAAAACAGGGCGATCGGTGGTCATTTAGTGCCAGTTCTTACCAAAAACTGCGGCTCAATAAAAATTGGTTGTGCGATCGGCTATCTGAAATAGGTTTACAGGTACTTCAGAACGAGATGATTAATGGAATGGTTTGTATCACTGCCAAGAAAGTTTAA
- a CDS encoding DUF433 domain-containing protein: MLDTNYFDPRDIPIYSIPEAAQYLRLPKDRLRSWVKGRSSETKADKPFFEPLIKLPHPKNFELLPQSKNTLLSFINLVEAHVLIAIFKATGFSRKQLSTALDYINDHLSTPQLYAGKEFERKVRNLLFKKFGQKLAASDREQEAKQILNTYFDRIVRDEAGLPLKLYPFTKLPGSDEPKTVMIDPRISFGRPVLAGTGIPTAILAERYKAGDSIDELAEDYNCDRLQIEEGIRCELPLVAA; the protein is encoded by the coding sequence ATGCTTGATACTAACTACTTCGATCCGCGCGACATTCCTATATATTCTATCCCTGAAGCAGCGCAATATCTCAGGCTCCCGAAGGATAGGTTGCGATCTTGGGTTAAGGGCAGGTCTTCGGAAACAAAAGCGGACAAGCCCTTCTTTGAGCCACTGATTAAGTTACCTCACCCCAAAAATTTTGAACTGCTTCCCCAGTCCAAAAATACACTACTTTCTTTCATAAATTTGGTAGAGGCTCATGTCTTGATTGCCATTTTTAAGGCTACTGGCTTCTCCCGAAAACAACTTAGCACTGCACTCGACTACATCAACGATCATCTTTCGACTCCTCAATTATATGCTGGAAAGGAGTTTGAACGCAAGGTAAGAAATCTTTTATTTAAGAAATTCGGACAGAAGCTTGCAGCATCCGACAGGGAACAGGAAGCAAAACAGATTCTAAACACTTATTTCGATCGCATTGTACGAGATGAAGCTGGATTACCCCTCAAACTCTACCCTTTCACGAAGCTACCAGGTTCCGACGAACCTAAAACAGTGATGATTGACCCCAGAATCTCCTTTGGCCGCCCAGTTTTAGCTGGAACTGGCATTCCCACAGCTATACTGGCGGAACGTTACAAAGCTGGGGATTCCATCGATGAACTTGCCGAAGACTACAATTGCGATCGGCTCCAAATTGAGGAAGGTATTCGCTGCGAACTTCCGCTAGTAGCAGCATGA
- a CDS encoding DUF2997 domain-containing protein — METLEFVIYPDGRVQETVTGIVGASCAEVTAAIEAQLGVVLHQESTSEYFTQALHQSAEATAQVAFSDW; from the coding sequence ATGGAAACACTAGAGTTTGTGATCTATCCAGATGGCCGCGTACAGGAAACGGTCACCGGCATTGTCGGTGCTTCCTGTGCTGAGGTAACGGCTGCAATTGAAGCTCAGCTCGGCGTGGTGCTTCACCAAGAGTCAACATCTGAATATTTCACGCAAGCGCTGCATCAGTCAGCCGAAGCGACGGCCCAAGTGGCTTTTAGCGATTGGTAA
- a CDS encoding ferredoxin, translated as MSELSGLGIDTASDRSGLEPELGGFLRDAPDRSGLEPELGGVLRQKGVYVDEITCIGCKHCAHVARNTFYIEPDYGRSRVVRQDGDSEELIAEAIDTCPVNCIHWVDYTELKNLEEERKDQVMPVVGFPVDMATVKAGIRQRQKNKLRDRKFKGSH; from the coding sequence ATGTCTGAGCTTTCTGGACTCGGAATAGATACAGCAAGCGATCGCTCTGGTTTAGAGCCGGAGTTGGGAGGATTTTTGCGGGATGCGCCCGATCGCTCTGGTTTGGAACCGGAATTGGGCGGTGTGTTGCGCCAAAAAGGTGTCTATGTTGATGAGATTACCTGCATTGGCTGCAAGCACTGCGCTCACGTTGCTCGCAATACTTTTTATATTGAACCGGATTACGGTCGATCGCGGGTAGTTCGACAAGACGGGGATTCTGAAGAGTTGATTGCTGAGGCGATCGACACTTGTCCGGTGAATTGCATTCACTGGGTTGATTACACCGAACTCAAGAATCTGGAAGAAGAACGCAAGGATCAGGTGATGCCTGTCGTTGGTTTTCCGGTGGATATGGCGACAGTTAAGGCCGGTATTCGCCAGCGACAAAAGAATAAGTTGCGCGATCGTAAGTTCAAAGGTAGCCATTGA
- a CDS encoding DUF1257 domain-containing protein, with product MSHFSQIKTQIRNLNSLEAALTDLGIDWKSGPTEVRGYRGLTSTAEVVIEQKNGYDVGFSWNGTEYELVADLQFWQQAWSVDRFLNKVTQRYAYHTVVNESAKQGFQISEQKQNQDGSIRLVVQRWCA from the coding sequence ATGTCACATTTTAGCCAAATTAAGACCCAGATCCGCAATTTGAATTCTTTGGAAGCTGCTTTAACTGACTTGGGTATCGACTGGAAGTCGGGCCCGACTGAGGTGCGCGGCTATCGCGGCCTAACCAGCACCGCTGAGGTCGTGATTGAGCAAAAAAACGGCTACGACGTAGGTTTTAGCTGGAACGGGACTGAGTATGAATTAGTGGCTGACTTGCAGTTTTGGCAGCAAGCTTGGTCTGTAGACCGTTTTCTGAATAAGGTGACTCAGCGCTACGCTTACCATACTGTGGTGAATGAAAGCGCTAAGCAGGGTTTCCAAATTTCTGAGCAAAAGCAAAATCAAGACGGTTCGATCCGCTTGGTGGTGCAACGTTGGTGCGCTTAA